ctcattttttttagcCACTGAGAGAACATTTACTGTGGAATCATGCCTGAATGCTGGGACGGGGTGAGTGGAGTGAATTTAGGGCATATAGCGAGTGACGTAGGTTGTCATATGGCGCATTTGTGAATTTGGAATTGATCATTGTAAATCATTTGTAGTTGATGACAAGAAATGGAAGATTACAatgtttaatatttgaccacggaacagaccaaaaaaaaaaaaaaaaggcgcaaaTGTTGAGTACAATGCTGATTTCCACTTTGTTTTCATGCAAAGCAGAAACTGCAGTGTCAGAGGAAATAATGGGTCATTCTGTTCCTTTAGCCTACTGACACACTTAAGAATGCCACCACGGATGCTCTTTTCCTCTGCGGATGAACATGCATCCATGTGCCGATGTGTACTTGCGCGTGCTTGTTTAAAGAAAGCATTAAAGATCTTTGCAGCCATGTTCACCTTGAAATTAATCACGTGCAAAAATTGCCATGCAGTATTCTGAATAAACTAATATTTAATGTCTCTGATTTCGGTGAATCTCTTTGACCTTTTGCATAATGAATGTAAAATAGATCATTTTTTCCATCTCAAAAGCTGAAGGTCATCATGTTAGCAACCCTTAATGATTTGTAATACAATCGTACAAACAATCTCCTAACGAGTCTGATGCAGTGACTGTCTGAGATAGAACAGTAATTCCATTTGATCCAATTTTGAAGTCATAATTAGCTGAATTAGGTCCTATCGCATAACTGCAGAACTGCAATACTATCCGTGGCCAAGGTAAAGAGGGTTATGCATTGTTTGTTTTATCATTCAGCTTCAAGCATAGTCAATCATTTGGACATTATGTAAAATAAATTACTCCATTGTGAATGTATATCTGTTTTTGACATTGTGGGCATGCAGCATTTGAGATGCTACATTAAGGTGTCAATCAATAATAGGTGTTTGGAGAGATTCAGCTGTTTAACTGGTGGAGTGCGACATACTGATGATAAGAAGGAAGAAATTATGAAACCGAAGCCCCGTGCTTGCTTTCTCTATAGTTAAATACCTAAATATGTCCCTCCTTTGATTAGTTATGCATACAAGTATCTTCACCTCCATTTTGAATGTTGATGGTTGTGATTGACATGACTTATTGCAGAACGTGTGTTCTTTAGAAAATGTAAGAAAGAATCTTGATTACCTACAGCACAGACGGTATTATTTAGGATGAATTCTATAtttactggatttttttttaatgtgttcaAAACACTTCAACTTACATTCATGGCTTCAAATTCTGCACAAGTGGATATGTTTATTATGAAGTCAGGTGACCAACCAGGTGAACAAGTGTGTTTTTCTTCACAGGAACATGATGTCGAGACTCCTTTTGGGATGCTGCATGTGGTTATCCGCGGGGCGCCCAAAGGGAACAAGCCTGCTATTTTCACCTATCATGATGTGGGACTGAACCGTGAGTCGTGTGTATTTCTTTCTCGACAGATGTGCCAGTATGGTTTTTTATAAAGGTGTTTCTGCCCTTGCTTCACGTGATAATTGGCTATATCAGAAGCTCTTttcagtcacacacacatatgcatatacacacacaaacccacACAAAGTGAGAAAGAGAagcaacacatttatttttaaaggaaGAACAAATGGTTGTGTGCTGTACAAtaatacacaaaataaaatgtcatcattACATACTCTTTGAATTAGCTACAACATAGTAGTGATAGTTTTTATACCTAGGCTAATTTCCATCACAAGTCaccacttattattattattttttcacattCACAAATGATTTCCATCTCACGATGAGGTTCCCCCTAAAATCATAACGTGACTGTGAGTTGAGAGTTGGCTGACACGCTATAAATGTAAATGTTCAAAGTTGCAGCAATGTGAATCATTTGAAAAACAGTAACAAAAAACAGTAACATTTGAGCAGGTGCTCACTCACAtatgacaaaataaaagcaccagAGCAGGGATGAAAATGTTGAGGAGGTGAAGAGACAAATGAAAGAATGAGTGGGAATAACAGTGATGAAAAGTAGGTCAGAAAAACATCCATGTCCTTCGGAGGGAGGCGGGGCGGAGCCAGCAGCAATGCAGATGCTTTATCGACAGAGATTGGGGGTTGAGTATATTAGCACAACTCTCATTATTGCTGCTTTGCTGTTTGTTTCTTAAAGGTGGCAACattggtgaaaaaaaacacatatggaTAGCATCGATTATGaactgtgagagagagagagagagagagagagagagagagagagagagagagagagagagagagagagagagagagagagagagagagagagagagagagagagagagagagagagagagagagagagagagagagagagagagagagagagagagagagagagagagagagagagagagagagagagagagagagagagagagagagagagagagagaggaaaaagtaCAGAGGGAGAAAGTAGGTCATTGAGTCTGCAACGTGCAAAGCGCGATGAGAGAAATGTCTCACCTATAAGTATTTATGCGGCAGTGTTTTCTGAGCCTCATCTATTTTATTTCTGTAACCCAGATGCCAGGCCAATTAAACGATTTAACTAATGCTGCTTAGTTTGAGCCTCAGAAAGATACAGTGTTGGTGACACACATGCAGGCTCAAAGCAGGCCAACCAAAGCCTGAAGAGAGGAGTGCACATGGAGGGCTGACATCTGTAATCCCTCGCTATATttgcggttcatttatcgcggcttcagtacattgCGGATTtctcacaccaaaaaaaaaaacaatcaaaaattaaaaataaaaattctaaattgaggaattatggcatgaAAGTTGCccgcacgccagcagaaggcagggagtgcccacacaattgcagtacgtacacttgtgccttgttataaaaaaaagttctaaaaacacatgtacagtattgtaccttgttatattttttttcataataataaaagagttctaaaaacatatttacagtatgtacactttaCCTTGTTATTAAAAGTTAATAATAAAATAggtctaaaaacatatttacagtatgtacactttaCCTTGTTATTAAAAGTTAATAATAAAATAggtctaaaaacatatttacagtatgtatactttagctacatctacatatgttacacacacacacaaatatttatatttatattattttctgtatgtcatttatactgttaatatagtatttacatgtttaaaactacagtaatcccttgtttatcgcaaataattggttccaaaaaccacccgcgataagtgaaatacggtcaccctctcatctgaatatttttttttgtgtgtcaataaatgtatatgaaaccatttaagtgcctattttattattagaacattaaatagttgtttcaaacatgtaaataatgcaTTAATtgtataaataacatacagaaaatgttgtataaatattgaaaatataaatattatacgtgtgtgcgtgtaacatgttaacaagaagtactgaCTCAGCGGCAAGATGCTAATTCGCTTTTCACTTTCTTTGCTCCTGCAGACAAGCTGTGCTTCAATTCTTTCTTCAATAATGAGGATATGCAAGAGATTACCAAGCACTTTGTGATTTGTCACATCGACGCTCCGGGGCAGCAGATTGGAGCGTCGCAGTTGCCGCAAGGGTACACACAAGCAGATTTGTACAAATATCGTCACTGAACTTGACCTACTTTatttaagaaagaaaaataatccatTTGGATTTAGCCTTGTGGTTTGATAGATGAGTCACGAATGCAGCAGTTGTCAAGCTTCATCACTGATGTAGGAATGTACAGTACATGCATGTCCATTTCCTTCCACAGGTACCAGTATCCCACTATGGACCAGTTGGCGAGCATGTTGTCCACTGTGGTGCAGCATTTTGGGTTAGCACATTTTACATTTCACGAGCACATGCCATGTTTTCGTCGTGCCGGCCTTGCCATTTCCTGGGACATCATGTCCTTGTTTTGCTGGCAAAGATGATCTACTGTATTTCTGCACTGCAGAAAATCTGTTAATAAAATGCCTTTGagtgaaacacacacactcacacacacacacatggctaTGCCAAGCGTTAAGTGAGTTGACTGCTCTTGAACTCGGTATTAGTCTAGCAAATCATGAGCTAGTCCTCAGGAGTGCCAATATTTTACAAATTCTGCCACAGTATTACTTTGTATTCACAAGTAACAGAGATCGTTAGAGGAAATGGATCTGTGTAGAAGTATATGTTTCATTTAAGTTTAGGTTTAAGTGAAATTTGCCAGCTGTATAAATAATATGGTACAAAATCTAATTTCTACCAAACTACAGTAATGATGTATACTTATGTTACATTACAAAACAGTTTTtctctaattttattcatgaagCCTAAACTTGAAGAACTTGGAGAAATTCTTAAATTCAGGCTATTCTACTGGTAATTTGTTTAATGATATGATGGCAAAGAAGAAATTCAGCAAGGGTAGTATCACTCCCAAAATATTACATCTACTGtgtcttgaataaaaaaaaatcattgaactGTTTTAGATTCAAGAGTATCGTTGGGATTGGCGTTGGCGCTGGATCGTACATCCTGGCCAAGTTTGCTGTGAGTCCATTTGACATATTGTATAAATACACAGTATTCCTCGAAAGTGGCcaacttgtgaaaaaaaaaaaaaaatctgtttttagCTGATCTTCCCTGACCTTGTGGAGGGTTTGGTTCTGCTCAACATTGACCCCAATGGTAAAGGATGGATTGACTGGGCTGCTACAAAGGTATCTGCCAGAAAGTTTTTCTGTGACTGAATTAGCTTTCCAAACTGTGACTGAGCATCCTGAAAATACTTTTAATATGCAATCTGTGTCCTTCCTCTAGCTGTCAGGACTGACAAGCGCCCTGCCAGATACTGTACTGCCACATCTTTTCAGTCAGGTATATTGAGGATTCCTTGTAGCACCGGCCCTTGCGTAATAGTCGGGAAAACCACGAAGCTTTTATTTGTGCACAGGAGGAGCTTATGAACAACACAGAACTGGTGCAAAGCTACCGGCAACAGATTAACAACACCATCAACCAGTTCAACCTGCAGCTTTTCTGGAACATGTACAACAGGTAGAAGAATTGTTTTGTCATCGTTCCAAGATTGCCCCGGACAAGCCAGCATCCCCATAAACCGCTTTTTCATAATTATGACATCCAAAATTTAATGCTTACTCAGATCTCTCCCTACCCTAAGCACCACACACTAATCTTCAGATGATACTGACATTAATTCCAAAGTTCACCATCAGTACTTTTCATTGACAGTCTGTCAATCAGCGCAATATTTGATTAATCTTGTCCTTTCTAGTCGGAGGGACTTGGAGATGAACCGCACCGGGACTGCACTGAATGCCAAAACCCTGAAGTAAGTCCAACACACCTTTCCGTTACAATGCAGTGACGGCTGAACCTTTATCAGTTTAGATTTTTTAGAACATAATTATATTAGAAATATCAGACACATGAGTTCAGTAAAATGTTTACCATTTCTCGGTTTAGGTGTCCGGTT
The window above is part of the Syngnathus typhle isolate RoL2023-S1 ecotype Sweden linkage group LG7, RoL_Styp_1.0, whole genome shotgun sequence genome. Proteins encoded here:
- the ndrg4 gene encoding protein NDRG4 isoform X1, with protein sequence MAGIKEQQFPEEKPLLPEKRGTDSDMQEKASGGEPCPSNPKPFNNPPPHSRPTHRWHVIARHWLRQTRCRTSGTLPENCDQLMPVGDWKEHDVETPFGMLHVVIRGAPKGNKPAIFTYHDVGLNHKLCFNSFFNNEDMQEITKHFVICHIDAPGQQIGASQLPQGYQYPTMDQLASMLSTVVQHFGFKSIVGIGVGAGSYILAKFALIFPDLVEGLVLLNIDPNGKGWIDWAATKLSGLTSALPDTVLPHLFSQEELMNNTELVQSYRQQINNTINQFNLQLFWNMYNSRRDLEMNRTGTALNAKTLKCPVMLVVGDNSPAEEGVVECNSKLDPTNTTFLKMADSGGLPQLTQPGKLTEAFKYFLQGMGYIAYVKDRRLSGGPVPSASMTRLARSRTASLTSASSMDGSRSRACTHSDSTEGVGAVTQTMEVSC
- the ndrg4 gene encoding protein NDRG4 isoform X2, which produces MAGIKEQQFPEEKPLLPEKRGTDSDMQEKASGGEPCPSNPKPFNNPPPHSRPTHRWHVIARHWLRQTRCRTSGTLPENCDQLMPVGDWKEHDVETPFGMLHVVIRGAPKGNKPAIFTYHDVGLNHKLCFNSFFNNEDMQEITKHFVICHIDAPGQQIGASQLPQGYQYPTMDQLASMLSTVVQHFGFKSIVGIGVGAGSYILAKFALIFPDLVEGLVLLNIDPNGKGWIDWAATKLSGLTSALPDTVLPHLFSQEELMNNTELVQSYRQQINNTINQFNLQLFWNMYNSRRDLEMNRTGTALNAKTLKCPVMLVVGDNSPAEEGVVECNSKLDPTNTTFLKMADSGGLPQLTQPGKLTEAFKYFLQGMGYMPSASMTRLARSRTASLTSASSMDGSRSRACTHSDSTEGVGAVTQTMEVSC
- the ndrg4 gene encoding protein NDRG4 isoform X3; translated protein: MPECWDGEHDVETPFGMLHVVIRGAPKGNKPAIFTYHDVGLNHKLCFNSFFNNEDMQEITKHFVICHIDAPGQQIGASQLPQGYQYPTMDQLASMLSTVVQHFGFKSIVGIGVGAGSYILAKFALIFPDLVEGLVLLNIDPNGKGWIDWAATKLSGLTSALPDTVLPHLFSQEELMNNTELVQSYRQQINNTINQFNLQLFWNMYNSRRDLEMNRTGTALNAKTLKCPVMLVVGDNSPAEEGVVECNSKLDPTNTTFLKMADSGGLPQLTQPGKLTEAFKYFLQGMGYIAYVKDRRLSGGPVPSASMTRLARSRTASLTSASSMDGSRSRACTHSDSTEGVGAVTQTMEVSC
- the ndrg4 gene encoding protein NDRG4 isoform X4, with protein sequence MPECWDGEHDVETPFGMLHVVIRGAPKGNKPAIFTYHDVGLNHKLCFNSFFNNEDMQEITKHFVICHIDAPGQQIGASQLPQGYQYPTMDQLASMLSTVVQHFGFKSIVGIGVGAGSYILAKFALIFPDLVEGLVLLNIDPNGKGWIDWAATKLSGLTSALPDTVLPHLFSQEELMNNTELVQSYRQQINNTINQFNLQLFWNMYNSRRDLEMNRTGTALNAKTLKCPVMLVVGDNSPAEEGVVECNSKLDPTNTTFLKMADSGGLPQLTQPGKLTEAFKYFLQGMGYMPSASMTRLARSRTASLTSASSMDGSRSRACTHSDSTEGVGAVTQTMEVSC